A part of Cardiocondyla obscurior isolate alpha-2009 linkage group LG23, Cobs3.1, whole genome shotgun sequence genomic DNA contains:
- the LOC139111183 gene encoding odorant receptor 67c-like: MLRQLLSFNISFTYIISVFRFCCIAIMIISIPSVTLWEGFLHIMYAVGGVVQLYILCYSVQQLLNASIEITDYAFHEQWYQYRASIKRIFMFMIMANNLEIKLFTFEKYNLSLASFMAVSLTYILNILLIR, translated from the exons ATGTTGAGGCAACTGTTATCTTTCAATATcagttttacatatataataagcGTTTTTCGATTCTGCTGTATTGCTATCATGATAATTTCA ATACCATCGGTAACTTTGTGGGAGGGATTTCTGCATATTATGTATGCAGTCGGTGGAGTTGTGCAGCTGTATATATTATGTTACTCTGTgcaacaattattaaatgcg agtATTGAAATAACGGATTATGCATTCCATGAGCAATGGTACCAATACAGAGCGTCtataaaacgtatatttatgtTTATGATAATGGcgaataatttagaaattaagCTTTTCACGttcgagaaatataatttatctttagcTTCATTTATGGCGGTGAGTTTAACGTACATcctaaacattttattaatacgttaa
- the LOC139111232 gene encoding acidic leucine-rich nuclear phosphoprotein 32 family member E-like, giving the protein MELDSNEENEEEEEEETMEEEKEKEEEEEEEEEDNSAGKPRAVTMREMSSDDDDDLVSEEEDEEENTLENVEEGEEENEEEDEGEEEEEEPMESVIVLAESDEAVHSYPQGNYSFLPTFLLPCLFRYNTAPLFFFVRYYFLLA; this is encoded by the coding sequence ATGGAATTAGATTCCAATGAAGAAaacgaagaggaggaagaagaggagacgatggaagaggagaaggagaaggaggaggaagaggaggaagaggaggaggataACAGCGCGGGAAAACCACGGGCCGTGACAATGCGCGAAATGTCATcggatgatgatgatgatttGGTCAGTGAAGAAGAAGATGAGGAAGAAAACACGCTAGAGAATGTGGAAGAAGGCGAGGAAGAGAATGAGGAGGAGGatgaaggagaagaagaagaggaagaaccGATGGAAAGCGTGATAGTGCTAGCGGAGAGCGATGAAGCTGTACACTCTTATCCTCAAGGTAATTATAGTTTTTTacctacatttttattaccgtGCTTGTTCCGTTATAATACCGcgccgttatttttttttgtcagatACTATTTCTTACTTGCCTGA